The Cannabis sativa cultivar Pink pepper isolate KNU-18-1 unplaced genomic scaffold, ASM2916894v1 Contig3, whole genome shotgun sequence genome window below encodes:
- the LOC133033140 gene encoding uncharacterized protein LOC133033140: MIVLSWNCRGLARPAAIQALKVWRRRYKVDCLFLIETKVGRDQMDKVRFELGFEFGVFIPALGLAGGFCLLWNKEANLKVARVRETSFECWVSDPSGGKDWTLFAIYGTPYKEQKDDFWEEVASYVKRCQSPWAVVGDLNVILEKDDKYGGRMVSYRDCEILSSFLEETGGIDLGFHGCKFTWRNKRDNGKLIRERIDRVLVDTDWLTLYPKAGVRNLPIVASHPGPILFDSLMCKRRGSGIFRFYEA, from the coding sequence ATGATTGTCCTATCGTGGAATTGTCGAGGTCTTGCGAGACCTGCAGCTATCCAAGCCTTAAAGGTTTGGAGGAGAAGGTACAAGGTGGATTGCTTATTCTTGATAGAAACTAAAGTGGGTAGGGATCAGATGGATAAGGTGAGATTTGAGTTGGGTTTTGAGTTTGGCGTTTTTATTCCGGCCTTGGGATTGGCGGGTGGCTTTTGTTTGTTGTGGAATAAAGAGGCTAATTTGAAGGTTGCTCGAGTTAGAGAAACATCCTTTGAGTGTTGGGTTAGTGACCCTTCTGGGGGGAAGGACTGGACTTTATTCGCAATATATGGAACTCCGTATAAGGAACAGAAAGATGACTTTTGGGAGGAAGTTGCTAGTTATGTAAAGAGATGTCAATCGCCTTGGGCGGTTGTGGGGGATTTGAACGTTATTCTGGAGAAGGATGATAAATATGGAGGGAGGATGGTTTCGTACAGGGACTGTGAAATTCTTTCTTCCTTTCTTGAAGAGACGGGAGGGATCGATTTGGGGTTTCATGGGTGTAAATTTACGTGGAGGAATAAAAGGGATAATGGGAAGTTGATAAGAGAAAGAATTGATAGAGTTTTGGTGGATACCGATTGGTTGACCCTTTATCCGAAAGCGGGAGTTCGTAATTTGCCCATTGTGGCCTCACATCCTGGCCCCATTCTTTTCGACTCGTTGATGTGTAAGAGGAGAGGGTCTggaatttttagattttatgaAGCGTAG
- the LOC115709241 gene encoding uncharacterized protein LOC115709241 translates to MAKGLILGLILLGSMLAGCMANRDWRLGFNYTDWLQKHRNWYDQHHPNKTQQVSNKIIVGGSQHWRFNFTYTDWAFKHGPFYLNDVLVFKYDPPVGKDSHPHSVYQLPDLRSFIKCDLSNAKKLANATQGVGNGFEVVLDKWQPYYFACGESNGFHCDVGRMKFFVMPMLRAWPSRRT, encoded by the exons ATGGCAAAAGGATTAATATTGGGATTGATATTATTAGGTTCGATGTTGGCCGGATGTATGGCCAACAGGGATTGGAGGTTGGGTTTCAACTACACAGATTGGCTTCAAAAACATCGCAACTGGTATGATCAACACCACCCaaacaaaacccaacaagtttCCAACAAGATTATTGTAGGTGGTTCTCAACACTGGCGCTTTAACTTCACCTACACTGATTGGGCTTTCAAGCATGGCCCATTCTATCTCAATGACGTTCTTG TTTTTAAATATGATCCACCAGTGGGCAAGGACTCACACCCACACAGTGTGTACCAGCTCCCGGACTTGAGGAGTTTCATCAAGTGTGATCTGAGCAATGCTAAGAAGCTCGCAAACGCAACACAAGGTGTGGGGAATGGATTTGAGGTGGTGTTGGACAAGTGGCAGCCCTACTACTTTGCCTGCGGCGAGAGCAATGGTTTCCATTGCGATGTCGGACGCATGAAGTTCTTTGTTATGCCAATGCTTCGTGCGTGGCCGTCGCGCCGCACTTAA